Proteins found in one Drosophila busckii strain San Diego stock center, stock number 13000-0081.31 chromosome 2R, ASM1175060v1, whole genome shotgun sequence genomic segment:
- the LOC108597728 gene encoding INO80 complex subunit E, protein MLDGWYCRSLANEKPTENSNAGTTEASATAASSSASTATANQANIDYKERYTSMKRKLKFLIYENEYFQDLLHTNQRRLLKVSRDRSFLIDRLLLYEKPAKDSSDSDATDSSNSDVEPTTSAAAQGTAPAKDPNNQVRRKHKEKPDGKLGIPTAHPGPVGGATRGRRRKILTGSMMQRQPTKKQMTVMPTMSPALQQHQQQPLVSREVAGSQSTAELARQLQERRPTPIELMSPECTSATVPATMLSDESPSKIYPNESLQHLMMEDDSPSHVAAEECVPMVYL, encoded by the exons ATGCTTGACGGGTGGTACTGCCGCTCCTTGGCCAATGAAAAGCCTACAGAAAACTCTAATGCAGGAACAACCGAAGCTTCAGCTACGGCTGCTTCCAGTTCAGCATCCACTGCTACAGCTAATCAAGCAAACATTGATTACAAGGAACGCTACACAAGCATGAagcgcaaattgaaatttctcaTATAT GAGAACGAGTATTTCCAGGACCTGCTACACACTAATCAACGTCGTTTGCTAAAGGTATCTCGTGACAGATCTTTTTTGATCGATCGCCTGCTATTATATGAGAAGCCCGCTAAAGATTCAAGCGATAGCGATGCTACAGATAGTTCCAACTCCGATGTAGAGCCTACAACCTCAGCGGCAGCCCAGGGCACAGCTCCAGCTAAGGATCCTAATAATCAAGTGAGGCGTAAGCATAAAGAGAAGCCTGATGGCAAGCTTGGGATACCCACCGCACATCCAGGTCCTGTAGGGGGAGCAACACGCGGACGCAGGCGTAAGATACTGACTGGCAGCATGATGCAACGGCaaccaacaaaaaagcaaatgacAGTGATGCCAACAATGTcgccagcgctgcagcagcatcaacaacagccGCTTGTTTCCAGGGAAGTAGCGGGTTCGCAGAGCACTGCCGAACTGGCACGTCAGTTGCAAGAAAGACGCCCCACTCCCATAGAGCTGATGAGTCCAGAATGCACCTCAGCAACCGTACCCGCCACAATGCTAAGCGATGAAAGTCCCTCTAAGAT TTATCCAAATGAGAGTTTGCAACACCTAATGATGGAGGACGACTCCCCTTCGCATGTGGCTGCCGAGGAATGTGTACCTAtggtttattta